In Haloarcula limicola, the genomic stretch TCCCGGTCAGCGGGCCGAACGGCTCGCGGTTTATCGTGACGCCCCGTTCGGTGTAGGCCCCGCAGAGCCGGTCCACGAACTGCCAGTGTTCGATGGTCGTCGCGAGGTCGTGGCGCTTCGTGTAGGGGATGTTGTACGAGATCGGGCCGCCCTCGAAGGACTGGAACCCGCCGGCGAGGGTGACCATCGCCAGCAGGCGCGCGTCGGGCGTGCCGTGGCGCACTTCGATGGGGGCGTCGAGCGCGCGAACGAGCCGGCGGCAGTCCTCGACGCCGTGGTTCACCGCGGGAAAGCCGTTGAGCTCGTCGGTCTCGCTGTTCCGGGAGGCCGCCAGCCCCTCCTCGGCCTTCTCGTACTCGTTGTCCCGCGTGTAGGAGTCGATGGTCGTCGGGAGGAGGTCCGCCGCGCCCTCGTCCTGCAGGTAGCGCAGGAGCGAGATCTGGTCCTCCAGGCAGGGGACGCCGGCGCGCGGTTGGAGCAGCGGCCGGTCGGCGGACTCGAGGACCGTCGCGAACTGCTTCGCGGCCGGAAGGGACTCGTGGAAACTGATCGCTTCCTCGAAGTCGACTTCCCGGCCGGTGGGCCACTCGTCGCGGAGGTCGTTTGCGATGCGCTGTAGCTGGTCGGTGGAGAGCTTGCTGTCTGTCGGCATGGATTACCCGTCGACTCTGACCCGCTCGGCCTCCGTCGTCGTGAGCTGGAGGTCCTGTCGGAGCGCCGCGATGGCCTCCTCCGGGTCCGTTTCGGCGTCGAAGACTCGGTCGAAACCCATCTCGCGGAAGGTCTCGCGCGTGGTCTCGAAGTCGTCCTGTCCGACGGCGAGGTTTCCGCCGACGTAGGTCCACACGTCGAGGCCCGCCGCCTCGAGCCGCTCGTGGAACCCCTCACAGTCCTGCCGGGCGTGCCCGTACAGCGACGAGACCAGTACAGCCTCGGCGTCGTGAGCTTTCGCCGCTTCGACGAACTCGGCCTGTGAGGTCTGGACGCCGAGGTTTTCGACCTCGAAGCCAGCGGCCGAGAGCGCCTGCTCGAGAATCGTGATACCGACGACGTGTGCGTCGGAGCCAATCACGCCGAGGATGACGGTCCGGGGCATGTACCAGTGACGACTCGTGGCATGTGTATAAAGTTAATGGTCTTTCATGATAATACGGCCTTATACAATTTATAATGATTTATCACCAGAGTTTATCACCCCGCCTCGCGTCCCTCCTCACATGGGTGCGCTTGCCGACCTGCGCGTGTTAGACCTCACACAGGTCCTGTCCGGACCGTACTGCACGATGCTGCTCGCGGACATGGGCGCGGACGTGGTAAAGATCGAGCGACCGGGCGGCGACATGATCCGGTCGAACCCGCCGTTCGTGGCGGACGCCGACGAGGAGGCCTACGGCGGCTACTTCCAGAGCGTCAACCGCGGCAAGCGCTCCCTCGAACTGGATCTGCGGACCGACGAGGACCGCGAGGCGTTCCTCTCGCTGGTCGAGCGGGCCGACGTGGTCGTCGAGAACTTCAAGGCCGGCACGATGGAGAAGTTCGACTGCGGCTACGAGACGCTGCGGGAGCGCAACCCGCAGCTCATCTACTCCTCCATCCGCGGCTTCGGCGACCCGCGTACGGGCGAGACCCACCGGCAGGGCCAACCCTCCTTCGACCTCATCGCGCAGGCGCTGGGCGGCGTGATGGAGATCACCGGCCCGGAGGACGGCCCGCCGACGAAAGTGGGACCCGGCGTCGGCGACATCTTCACCGCCGCGCTCAACGCCGTCGGGATCCTCGCCGCGGTCCACCACCGCGAGCGCACCGGCGAGGGCCAGTACGTCGACACCGCGATGTACGACGCGATGGTCTCGCTCGCCGAGCGGTCGGTCTATCAGTACTCCTGCGACGGCGACGCGCCGACCAGACAGGGCAACTCCCACCCGACGCTGTTCCCCTACGACGCGTTCCGTGCCGCCGACGGCCACGTCGTCGTCGCGGCGTTCAACGACCGCCACTGGCGCGCGCTCTGTGACGCGATGGACCGGCCCGACCTCGCGGCCGACTACGCCGACGCGAACGCGCGTCGCGCCGACCGCGAGTCACTGCGCGAGGAGATCGCGAACTGGACCCGCGAACACGACACCGACACCATCCTCGAACTGCTCGACGGGCGCGTCCCGGCCGCGCCGGTGCAGGACGCCAGCGAAGTGTTCGAAGACCCACACGCCCGTGCCCGCGAGATGCTCGCCGATGTCTCCCAACCGGGGGCCGACGACGAGATGACCGTCGCCGGCAGCCCGATCAAGATGACCGAGACGATGCCGCGGCCCCGCGGCCGCGCGCCGCTGCTGGACGAACACCGCGAGGAACTGCTGGGCGAGGCCGACTCCGCGAGCGACCGGCGAACCGCCGAGAGCGACGACTGAGTGAGAGGCCACTCACGGGAACGCCACCCGCGACGAAACCGGGTTTTCGACTTGATGAACGGTCCACCCGTTTCGGCCGGTGAAACAGTGGGTGGGTGGGAATGAAAGGGGCCGCTCGCTCCGGGAAGACGGCCGACGCAAGGACCACAACGAGCGGAGCGAGTGAGGACCACAGCGAGGCCCTCGACTGGAGCGAGCGGGGGCTTTCTGGTTCTATATACAGTCACCAATTCTGACAGAGCAGAGAACTGCTGCTATAAACCCGGCGGTTCAAATAGGGGGACGACCAACCACGGTTCGATGCGGGACACGGCCTCGACCGGCGGCGAAGTCTGGCGGGAGTACTTCGGCTTCGACGAGCCGTACGCGAACCAGGCCGACGCGATCGAGCGCGCCGTCGAGGCCGGGAAGTCGCGCGGCTTTCTGGCGATGGAGGGGCCCTGCGGGACGGGGAAGACGATGGCGGCGCTGACCGCCGGGGCCCACCTCGTCCGGGACACCGACCTCTACGAGCGGATGGTCGTCGTCACGCCGGTCAAACAGCAGCTCAAACAGTTCGTCGACGACCTGCGGACGCTCAACGCGGGGCTGGACGACCCGCTCGACGGCATCTCCCTGGTCGGCAAGCGAGACCTCTGTCCGTACGGTCGGGAGGGGAAGTTCCCCGCCGACGTGGGGACCCACGACCGCTGTGAGGACTTACGGGAGGCGACGGCGCGACTGGTCGAGGACGACGGCCGGTCGAGTGGCGGGGCGGTCGCCGACGCCGCTATCCGGAACGAGGTCGACGACGAGGACCAGTGGTGGGACCCGCGGAAGGGTCAGGACCTCGCGGCCGCGGCACGGCCCGACGCCACCGCCCAGACCACCATCGGCGAGGACACGCTGAGCACCGCGGGCGCGGCGTCGCCGTACCGGCCCGAGCAACCGACCGCGCCGGAGTCGATGAGCGAGAGCGACGACCCGCCGCTGTACTGCCCCTTCGAGGCCGACTGGTACGCGCGGAACAAGGGGTCTCCCGTGGACTTCTCGGCGGGACCGGAGAACGTCGTCACGCTGGAGAACTACCTCCCGGCGGCCGTCGAGCGGGGGACCTGCCCGCACCGGGTGATGAGCGTCATGCTGGAGCGGGCGGACGTGATCGTCGGCAACTACAATCACCTGTTCGACCCCGGCTCCCGACCGCTGCTGTCCTCGATCCTGGACGAGGACACGTTCGTCGTCGTGGACGAGGCCCACCGCCTCGAAGAGCGAGTTCGGGACCTGCTCTCGGACAGGCTCGGCAAGCAGACCATCGTGCAGGCGCGCAACGACTGCAACCTGCTGGTCCAGCGCGCCCAGCAGTCGGCCGACCACAAGAAGCAGGTCCGAGAGGTGCTGTCAGCCCGCGAGGTCCCGCTGGAGGCGGTCGACCACGCGCGGAAGTTCTACGACGACCTCCAGCGGTGGCTGGACGACCGCGTGGAGTCGTATCTCGACGCCGAACACGAAGGCTGGCGCGCGAACCCCGCCGTCCTCCCTGAGCGGGACCGCGAGATCCCGCTGCGGGACCCCGATACCGTCGAGCAAGACGAACTGACGGAGTGGGCCGAGGAGAAGGGCTACGACGGGCAGCTGTGGCGCTCGCTGGCGAAGGTCGGCGCGGCCGTCGAGGACGCCATCGACCAACTGGGGTTGACCCGTCAGCCGGTCTGTGCCGCCGTCGGCGTCGTCGCGGGCCAGTGGTGGGAGTGGGACCACTCGACGTTCCTGCGCGAGATCGAACTCGAACACTCGCCCGCCGAGAACCGGAGCACGGACGCCGACTACGAGGCCGTCTACACGCCGGGACTGCTCTGTTACAACTGCATGCCGGCGACGGCGCTTCGGGACGTCTTCGACGAGTTGGGCGGGGGCGTGCTGATGAGCGCGACGCTCGAACCCCTCGACGTGTTCACGCGCGTCTCGGGCCTCGACGCGCTGGCGGAGACGGACGACGGCGACGGCGGTGACGACCTGACTCGGTCGGTCCGTTCGGCGACCTACGACCTGCCGTTCCCGCCGGAGAACCGCGCGTCGTATCTCGTGGACTGCCGGCCCTTCACGGCCCGTAACCGCGGCGACCCCGAGGACATGAAGCCCATCGGCGAGAACTGGAACCCCACGCGCGACGAGTACGCCCAAGCGCTCCGAGCGCTCGCTCGCTCGCCGGGCAACGTGCTGATCGCGATGCCGAACTACCGCGAAGCGCGCTGGGCCGGTGCCTACCTCGGAGAAGCCGTCGAGAAACCCGTCGTCGTCGACGAGGCCTCCAGCAACGAGGAGACCGAGCGGCGCAAGCAGTCGTTCTTCCGCGGCGAGGGGAAGGTCCTCGTCACCTCGACGCGGGGAACGCTGACTGAGGGCGTCGACTACGACGGCGCGAAACTCTCGACCTGCGCCGTCGTCGGCGTCCCCCTCGTCAACATCGGCTCGCCGCGGATCAGAGCGGTCCAGCGGGCCTACGGGGATTCGTTCGGCGAGGAGAACGCCTTCGAGTACGCGCTGACGGTGCCCGCGGTCAGGCGCGCTCGGCAGGCTATCGGCCGCGTCATCCGCGGCAGCGAGGAGGTCGGCGTGCGCGCGTTCGTCGGCCGACGGTACGCGCCCGACGCGCGCCACTCGGTCTACCCGTTCCTCCCGACCGGAGAACGCGAGGAGTTCACCCGGATGACCCCCGATTTCCTCGCGGGGCAACTGGACGCGTTCTGGGGAAAACGCGACTGACGGCGGCCAGTTCGTCTGAAACGGATTATTAACCGGAGTTTTTCATCGGTAACAAAAAGACTATACAGTATCGTCAGAGAGTTCCATGAGATGCCCGAGTGTCAGAACTGCGGTGAGTTCGTAACTGAGCAGTACGTGCGGGTCTTTACACCGGAATCTTACGAGGCAGCCGGGCCTCGGGTTTGCCCGAACTGCGAGGACAAGTTACGTGACGGAGCCGACGTGCGCGAAGCGCGCTCCTCTCGACAGTAACGCTGTCGCTGACGCGGTTCAGCCGACAGTCCCCGTCGCGGTTTTCGGGAAGTACACAAGGCCGGAGGCGTAGCCTCGGGTATGAACGACATCGACGTCGA encodes the following:
- a CDS encoding ATP-dependent DNA helicase, which produces MRDTASTGGEVWREYFGFDEPYANQADAIERAVEAGKSRGFLAMEGPCGTGKTMAALTAGAHLVRDTDLYERMVVVTPVKQQLKQFVDDLRTLNAGLDDPLDGISLVGKRDLCPYGREGKFPADVGTHDRCEDLREATARLVEDDGRSSGGAVADAAIRNEVDDEDQWWDPRKGQDLAAAARPDATAQTTIGEDTLSTAGAASPYRPEQPTAPESMSESDDPPLYCPFEADWYARNKGSPVDFSAGPENVVTLENYLPAAVERGTCPHRVMSVMLERADVIVGNYNHLFDPGSRPLLSSILDEDTFVVVDEAHRLEERVRDLLSDRLGKQTIVQARNDCNLLVQRAQQSADHKKQVREVLSAREVPLEAVDHARKFYDDLQRWLDDRVESYLDAEHEGWRANPAVLPERDREIPLRDPDTVEQDELTEWAEEKGYDGQLWRSLAKVGAAVEDAIDQLGLTRQPVCAAVGVVAGQWWEWDHSTFLREIELEHSPAENRSTDADYEAVYTPGLLCYNCMPATALRDVFDELGGGVLMSATLEPLDVFTRVSGLDALAETDDGDGGDDLTRSVRSATYDLPFPPENRASYLVDCRPFTARNRGDPEDMKPIGENWNPTRDEYAQALRALARSPGNVLIAMPNYREARWAGAYLGEAVEKPVVVDEASSNEETERRKQSFFRGEGKVLVTSTRGTLTEGVDYDGAKLSTCAVVGVPLVNIGSPRIRAVQRAYGDSFGEENAFEYALTVPAVRRARQAIGRVIRGSEEVGVRAFVGRRYAPDARHSVYPFLPTGEREEFTRMTPDFLAGQLDAFWGKRD
- a CDS encoding DUF7563 family protein; translation: MPECQNCGEFVTEQYVRVFTPESYEAAGPRVCPNCEDKLRDGADVREARSSRQ
- the mct gene encoding succinyl-CoA:mesaconate CoA-transferase, with protein sequence MGALADLRVLDLTQVLSGPYCTMLLADMGADVVKIERPGGDMIRSNPPFVADADEEAYGGYFQSVNRGKRSLELDLRTDEDREAFLSLVERADVVVENFKAGTMEKFDCGYETLRERNPQLIYSSIRGFGDPRTGETHRQGQPSFDLIAQALGGVMEITGPEDGPPTKVGPGVGDIFTAALNAVGILAAVHHRERTGEGQYVDTAMYDAMVSLAERSVYQYSCDGDAPTRQGNSHPTLFPYDAFRAADGHVVVAAFNDRHWRALCDAMDRPDLAADYADANARRADRESLREEIANWTREHDTDTILELLDGRVPAAPVQDASEVFEDPHARAREMLADVSQPGADDEMTVAGSPIKMTETMPRPRGRAPLLDEHREELLGEADSASDRRTAESDD
- the glmS gene encoding methylaspartate mutase subunit S; the protein is MPRTVILGVIGSDAHVVGITILEQALSAAGFEVENLGVQTSQAEFVEAAKAHDAEAVLVSSLYGHARQDCEGFHERLEAAGLDVWTYVGGNLAVGQDDFETTRETFREMGFDRVFDAETDPEEAIAALRQDLQLTTTEAERVRVDG